The nucleotide window GAAGGCTTACCTGTAGCTGAAAATACCAGTATTTTCAGATCAGGTTGCGCTTTTCTTACAGCGGCAATAAGCGCTTCGCCGGTAGAAATTTTTTGTTGTCGGTGATCCTGGTCAAAAGACAGATCAGTGATCAGCAGGTCATAAGACGTTCCGGCCTTTAGGGCCATTTGTATTTTTTGCAGCGCATCATCACAATGGTAAACATAATCCGGGTCAAGAACTCCGAACGCTTCAAGTGTTTTCTGTACGGAGATGTTGGCGCTTTGATAATCTTCTGCTATCAGTACTTTCTTTATCATATTTATTTAGCAATTGGAATAAAAATACGGACTTTCAATCCCGGTATTGTTTTATCAAAAATAATGCGGCCCCCAATATCTTTGATACGGGTTTCCGTATTTCTTAATCCATTGCCATAAAGCGTTCTAGGAGGAAGCCCGATGCCATCATCGGTGTATAGTACTTCTACTATATTTTCCTTTTGCATAAATTTCAGCACAACATTGCTGGCCGAGCTATGCTTTTTCATATTGGTCATTAACTCCTCTATGGTAATACTCAGCTCTTCTCTAGCTACCGGTGTCATTTTTTCCCATATCTGCTGAGAGTTGCCGACACTTGCCACTTTTACAGTATTGCTGGCAAATGATTCCAACAGTTCCGAAACAGATTGTTGAAAATCCTGGTTATTTTTTCCTGGCTCGTTATAAGATATATCACGTGATTGTTTATATACTGTATTTAATTTATAGAGCAGTACATTTTTTTCCGGAAGCCCCTTGTGTTCAACTTCCGACATAATACGATAAACCTTGTTGGCAACCTTATCATGTACTTTCTTGGACATTTGTAATTGTTGTTCCCGTATGGCTTGCTGTTTGCGCTTCCGGTACCAAATAAATCCAATAACGGCTCCAATTCCTAAAACAATAGAAATTACCCGCTGCCATACCACGCGAAGCTTGGTTTCCGCATTTTCCTTTTGGAGCTTCAGCTTATCTGTTTTATGTTTTTCTGTTTCATACCGGATCGTGGCAAATTGATTCTTTGCTTTATTCCGAGCAGTTTCTATGCTGTCGCTTAAAGACCGATATTTTGTGAAATATTCTTTTACTTCGCCTAAAGTGCTCACAGGTATAAGCATGGCAAGCGCGTTTTTTATTTCATCCGGACTATTAAGGTTTTTAGTTATCTTATAGAGTTTCTTTGCATAGAATAAAGCAGAGTCTGGTCGGGTAGGTCTGTAGTAGTGAGTTAAATGTATATAGCTTGCACTTAGCCCCCAGTCATCTTTTTCATTTTTCCAAATACGTATAGCATTCCAGATTTCTGGTGCTGCGTTGTAACTGGAATCTTTCAGCCATTTTGCATAAGCAAAGTTGGATAGGATCCTGGCATATTCTTGAGGTATATTTTTATCACTATTTAAGATTGAGTTATAAACTTTAATTGCTAAATCATACTGCTCTTCGTCTTTATAAGTTGCCCCTTTATTATTAAGGCGTACTAATTTGAAAGAAGTATCTGTTGAAAAATCTATTGCTAAATCATAATAATGAATAGCTTCTTGATAGTTTTTTAAGTTTCGACTATTTTTACCCAATTCGTTATAAGCAGACGCAATACGTTCGTGATGCTGCTCATTTTGCTCATCTAAAATTTTCAATGCCTTGAACAATAATTCCTGGCTGCCAAAATAGTCTCCTACATCGTGTAAAATAATGCCCATGCAAGTATATGCTCCACTAACTAAAAGACTGTCTTTGGAGTTGGTGACTATTTTGTTGAAGTAATAAAACGCTGAATCGTCGTTCTTTTTACGAAGTGAATCAGCATAGAGATAGATGTAGTAGTTTTCCGTATAATTGGAGATTTCATCTGTTTTAATATTTCTTTTCCGGTTGCAAGCCAGAAGACAACAAGCTATAAAAAGCAGGTATATAAAAAAGGGCA belongs to Niabella yanshanensis and includes:
- a CDS encoding tetratricopeptide repeat-containing sensor histidine kinase yields the protein MGIILHDVGDYFGSQELLFKALKILDEQNEQHHERIASAYNELGKNSRNLKNYQEAIHYYDLAIDFSTDTSFKLVRLNNKGATYKDEEQYDLAIKVYNSILNSDKNIPQEYARILSNFAYAKWLKDSSYNAAPEIWNAIRIWKNEKDDWGLSASYIHLTHYYRPTRPDSALFYAKKLYKITKNLNSPDEIKNALAMLIPVSTLGEVKEYFTKYRSLSDSIETARNKAKNQFATIRYETEKHKTDKLKLQKENAETKLRVVWQRVISIVLGIGAVIGFIWYRKRKQQAIREQQLQMSKKVHDKVANKVYRIMSEVEHKGLPEKNVLLYKLNTVYKQSRDISYNEPGKNNQDFQQSVSELLESFASNTVKVASVGNSQQIWEKMTPVAREELSITIEELMTNMKKHSSASNVVLKFMQKENIVEVLYTDDGIGLPPRTLYGNGLRNTETRIKDIGGRIIFDKTIPGLKVRIFIPIAK